The proteins below are encoded in one region of Gammaproteobacteria bacterium:
- a CDS encoding M20/M25/M40 family metallo-hydrolase has translation MKVLVKLLVLIATMLFGLALILAVRTVASAPEVRAATDLTLVDDAVVQKLSLAVQQATISDPNYFNAKTFLNFHSLLQQQFPLLHQSAPPLQINQYSLLFHLQGKRRDLKPIIVLAHFDVVPAPNITRWTEPPFSGTLRDGYVWGRGSMDDKGALIAILQALEMMMADGQEPQRDIYLALGHDEETGGNEGAVHLARYLQQRNVKAEYILDEGGMITQGVVPGVVPAVALIGVAEKGYVSYEVTRHSNGGHSSVPPPSTAVGELSAFVTAVEAHPAEAVLRAPVRDMFIGLAPHMPWAQRMVFSNLWLFEPLVLSQLSRAPSTNAVIRTTAAVTMFNAGVADNVLPAQAKVMINFRLHPGDSSDRVLLRLRGLAGDRELEFKPFGKIHEPSPVASIDATGFRHITSSLSQVDPTIVAVPSLTVAGTDSKHYRSVSENVYRFRFNRISREDIKRYHGVDERVRIEDLKKAVLFYRLLFTGLEGLE, from the coding sequence ATGAAAGTATTGGTAAAGCTGTTGGTGCTGATAGCAACGATGTTGTTTGGCTTGGCGCTCATTCTCGCAGTGCGCACAGTGGCCTCTGCTCCCGAAGTAAGGGCTGCAACGGACCTGACGTTAGTGGACGACGCGGTAGTGCAGAAACTTTCACTGGCAGTTCAACAGGCAACCATTTCGGATCCTAACTATTTCAATGCTAAAACGTTTTTGAACTTTCACAGCTTACTGCAGCAGCAGTTTCCCTTATTGCACCAAAGTGCACCACCACTGCAAATCAATCAATACTCACTATTATTTCATCTGCAGGGAAAGCGCCGTGATCTAAAACCCATCATCGTCTTGGCTCATTTTGATGTGGTGCCTGCGCCAAATATTACTCGTTGGACAGAGCCTCCGTTTTCCGGGACCCTTCGTGACGGTTACGTTTGGGGACGTGGTAGCATGGACGACAAGGGGGCTTTGATCGCTATTCTCCAGGCTTTGGAGATGATGATGGCAGATGGTCAGGAACCGCAACGGGATATTTACCTGGCTTTGGGTCACGACGAGGAAACCGGCGGCAACGAAGGCGCTGTCCATCTTGCTCGGTATTTACAGCAACGAAATGTGAAAGCGGAATACATTTTGGATGAAGGGGGAATGATAACCCAAGGAGTGGTGCCTGGGGTTGTCCCGGCTGTGGCTTTGATCGGTGTCGCGGAAAAAGGTTATGTCAGCTACGAGGTGACCCGGCACAGCAACGGCGGTCATTCTTCAGTTCCTCCGCCATCCACTGCCGTGGGTGAATTGAGTGCTTTTGTTACCGCTGTAGAAGCTCATCCTGCGGAAGCCGTCTTACGGGCTCCGGTTCGGGATATGTTCATAGGGCTGGCTCCTCATATGCCTTGGGCTCAGCGTATGGTGTTTTCCAATTTGTGGTTATTTGAACCTTTGGTGTTGTCTCAGTTAAGTCGTGCCCCCAGTACGAATGCGGTGATTCGCACCACCGCCGCAGTCACTATGTTTAATGCAGGCGTAGCAGATAATGTGTTACCGGCTCAAGCCAAAGTGATGATTAATTTTCGCTTGCATCCCGGTGACAGCAGTGACCGGGTTTTGTTGCGACTGCGGGGCTTAGCGGGAGATAGGGAGCTGGAATTTAAGCCCTTCGGTAAGATTCATGAGCCCTCACCTGTCGCATCGATTGATGCCACCGGGTTTCGCCACATTACATCGAGCTTAAGCCAGGTCGATCCGACCATTGTTGCTGTACCGTCTTTAACAGTCGCCGGTACCGATTCTAAACATTACCGCAGTGTTAGTGAAAATGTTTACCGGTTTCGTTTTAACCGGATAAGCAGAGAGGATATAAAACGCTATCATGGTGTGGATGAGCGGGTTCGTATTGAAGATTTAAAAAAAGCCGTATTGTTTTATCGTTTGCTATTTACGGGCTTGGAGGGTTTGGAATGA
- the argS gene encoding arginine--tRNA ligase: MSLTQLLVQRFKDAFVQAFGSDYAHMDPLIRPTQDPRFGDFQANFAMGLAKTLKRNPREVATQVCDCLQLDDLCESVDIAGPGFVNVRFSAAALCRYCLQLAGDERLGIRVTEQPQTVVVDYSGPNVAKEMHVGHLRSTIIGDAIARTLEFQGHKVIRQNHVGDWGTQFGMLIENLLDKGWSADANAAYGDLNALYQESKQRFDADEEFKARSRERVVALQGGDPQSVAIWKSLVELSERYFSSVYQQLDVTLSNDHIRGESSYNKHLSQTVEQLQQQQLATLDQGAQVVHLPDVAEIPLIIQKSDGGYLYATTDLACLEYRLHTLNAHRVIYVTDARQIQHFAMVFATAQKAGWVGDSSLEHVPFGSVLGEDGKPFKTRSGEVVRLIDLIDEAKRRATEVVKEKNPGLTSDEQDNIAATVGIGAIKYADLSGDRIKDYVFSWSRMLAMEGNTAPYIQYAYTRVRSIFRKALEGSAGQFDPSTLTPEQLTMVHDAEKALCLKLSQFSGSVDSVASSLEPHRLCNYLFELATAFSTFFEACPVIKADSDNSRITRMLLCDVTASTIKLGLQLLGIRVLEKM; this comes from the coding sequence ATGAGTTTGACCCAGCTTTTAGTGCAACGATTTAAAGACGCCTTTGTTCAGGCTTTTGGATCCGACTACGCTCACATGGACCCCCTCATCCGCCCCACCCAGGATCCCCGTTTTGGAGATTTTCAGGCCAATTTCGCTATGGGTCTGGCAAAAACCTTAAAGCGCAATCCGCGTGAGGTGGCGACACAGGTGTGTGACTGTTTGCAATTGGATGATCTTTGCGAAAGTGTGGACATCGCCGGGCCGGGCTTTGTTAATGTGCGGTTTTCGGCCGCTGCGTTGTGCCGCTATTGTTTGCAATTAGCCGGTGATGAACGCTTGGGTATTCGTGTGACAGAGCAACCACAAACCGTGGTGGTGGACTATTCCGGCCCTAATGTCGCCAAAGAAATGCATGTGGGGCATTTACGCAGCACCATCATTGGAGACGCCATCGCTCGAACCCTGGAGTTTCAGGGGCACAAAGTCATACGCCAAAACCATGTAGGGGATTGGGGTACCCAGTTCGGCATGCTTATTGAGAACTTATTGGATAAAGGCTGGAGTGCCGATGCCAATGCGGCCTACGGTGATTTAAATGCCTTGTACCAGGAATCCAAACAGCGTTTTGATGCGGATGAGGAATTTAAGGCGCGCAGCCGTGAACGCGTGGTGGCCTTGCAAGGCGGCGACCCTCAATCGGTAGCCATATGGAAATCATTGGTGGAATTGTCTGAACGCTATTTCAGTTCGGTATATCAACAGTTGGATGTCACCCTAAGCAACGATCATATTCGGGGTGAGAGCAGTTATAATAAGCACCTGTCGCAGACAGTGGAGCAATTACAACAGCAGCAACTGGCCACCCTGGACCAAGGGGCGCAAGTGGTGCACTTGCCGGATGTTGCCGAGATTCCCTTGATTATACAAAAATCCGACGGGGGTTATTTGTATGCCACCACCGACCTGGCGTGCCTGGAATATCGCTTACACACATTAAATGCACACCGAGTTATCTATGTGACCGATGCTCGGCAGATTCAACATTTTGCCATGGTGTTTGCCACAGCCCAAAAAGCCGGTTGGGTGGGCGACAGCTCTTTAGAGCACGTTCCCTTTGGTTCGGTGTTGGGTGAAGACGGCAAACCCTTTAAAACCCGCAGCGGTGAGGTAGTGCGATTAATCGACCTTATTGATGAGGCTAAACGTCGTGCCACCGAAGTGGTCAAAGAAAAAAACCCAGGATTGACGTCAGACGAGCAAGACAACATTGCAGCAACGGTGGGGATTGGTGCCATCAAATACGCTGATCTCAGTGGAGATAGAATCAAGGACTACGTGTTTTCCTGGAGCCGCATGTTGGCAATGGAAGGTAATACCGCGCCTTATATTCAATACGCCTACACTCGGGTTCGATCCATATTTCGCAAAGCCCTGGAAGGTAGCGCTGGTCAATTTGATCCATCCACGTTAACACCGGAGCAACTAACCATGGTGCACGACGCGGAAAAAGCTCTGTGCTTGAAACTGAGCCAGTTCAGCGGCTCAGTGGATTCAGTGGCGTCCAGTTTGGAACCGCATCGATTGTGTAATTACCTGTTTGAACTGGCCACTGCGTTTTCCACTTTTTTCGAAGCTTGCCCGGTGATTAAGGCCGATAGCGACAACAGTCGTATTACACGAATGTTGCTGTGTGATGTAACGGCTTCCACGATCAAGTTGGGTTTACAGCTGTTAGGTATTCGCGTCCTGGAAAAAATGTAA
- a CDS encoding pentapeptide repeat-containing protein codes for MSQPVNIVSTSLSEQDQATDLSSVTAIQCQYITPNGKPCQEPVEEGEYCKWHDSEQIRTDPAIRLNLQSQIRKVKVAQGYKLAFVDLRDIDLIHHGSNDGYQMLNTDFYRADLRGAHMFRLNLSNSSLMKTNLKGANLHSVNLTNANLLGTILDKTRLEGVIWGEKVLQENQAEICSDPEQKALLLNEAEEVYRNLRTILDGQGHSHTAGYFFRREMIMKRFQMPRFSIQRLGSKLLDLFSGYGEQPTRVILFSMTVIAIFMVLFALFGVKSNGEIVQLSSTMSLQQNFGTLMECLYFSVVTFTTLGYGDITPFQITRLMAATEAFVGAFTMAVFVVMVVKKMSR; via the coding sequence ATGTCACAACCTGTTAACATTGTCTCCACAAGCCTATCGGAACAGGATCAAGCGACGGACTTGTCATCCGTTACCGCGATCCAATGCCAATATATTACGCCAAATGGCAAACCTTGCCAGGAACCCGTAGAGGAAGGAGAGTATTGCAAGTGGCATGATTCGGAACAAATTCGTACCGACCCGGCTATTCGCCTGAATCTTCAAAGTCAAATCCGAAAAGTAAAAGTGGCGCAGGGCTACAAACTCGCTTTCGTGGACCTGCGCGACATTGATTTGATTCATCACGGCTCCAATGATGGCTATCAAATGCTAAACACGGATTTTTACCGCGCTGACTTGCGCGGGGCGCATATGTTTCGCCTTAACTTAAGCAACAGTTCCTTAATGAAAACCAACCTCAAAGGCGCCAATCTTCACAGCGTCAATCTCACCAATGCCAATTTGTTGGGAACTATACTGGATAAAACCCGTTTGGAAGGGGTTATATGGGGAGAGAAGGTCCTCCAGGAAAACCAGGCGGAAATATGTTCCGACCCGGAACAAAAGGCTCTCTTACTCAATGAAGCGGAAGAGGTCTACCGCAACCTGCGCACGATTCTGGACGGACAAGGTCACTCCCATACGGCCGGCTATTTCTTTCGGCGGGAAATGATCATGAAACGGTTTCAAATGCCACGCTTTTCAATACAGCGCTTGGGTTCCAAATTATTGGATTTGTTCAGCGGTTATGGCGAACAACCAACCCGTGTGATTTTATTTTCCATGACGGTGATTGCAATATTTATGGTGTTGTTCGCGTTGTTTGGGGTGAAATCCAACGGTGAAATTGTCCAATTAAGCAGCACAATGTCATTACAACAGAATTTCGGCACCCTGATGGAATGTCTGTATTTCAGCGTTGTCACCTTCACCACATTGGGATACGGCGACATTACGCCGTTTCAAATCACCCGGCTCATGGCAGCAACAGAAGCTTTCGTTGGGGCTTTCACCATGGCAGTGTTCGTGGTTATGGTGGTCAAGAAGATGTCCCGATGA
- a CDS encoding alpha/beta hydrolase codes for MDTLLNVLKIAAIAYIAMLALLYFMQPGLIYYPKMPSREIQATPGNLGLAFEDVTLNTRDGISLHAWYIPHPNQNGVLLFFHGNAGNISHRLDSIQLFHQLGFSVFIPDYRGYGRSQGSPSESGTYKDADAAIEYLTQQRGIASETITVFGRSLGGAIAGYTAANYPVAGLILESTFTSAKDMAARVVPWPVFPVRLLSRYSYDSRKRLEQIQCPILIVHSPEDEVIPYAHGLSLYETAQQPKQLLTIHGGHNDGFLLSGDIYKHGLKQFLSNHVYRRKH; via the coding sequence ATGGACACATTACTTAACGTGTTAAAGATTGCCGCGATTGCTTACATCGCCATGTTGGCGTTGTTGTACTTTATGCAACCCGGTTTGATCTACTATCCCAAAATGCCTTCCAGGGAAATCCAAGCCACCCCCGGGAACCTCGGCCTGGCATTTGAAGATGTTACACTGAACACCCGTGATGGAATTTCCCTTCATGCCTGGTACATCCCTCATCCAAACCAAAACGGTGTGTTACTGTTTTTCCACGGCAACGCCGGAAATATTTCGCATCGACTCGACTCGATTCAACTTTTTCATCAGTTGGGTTTTAGCGTATTCATTCCGGACTACCGGGGCTATGGGCGCAGTCAGGGTTCTCCGTCTGAATCCGGCACATACAAGGATGCCGATGCGGCGATAGAGTATTTAACTCAACAGCGGGGAATCGCCTCAGAAACCATTACCGTTTTCGGCCGATCTCTGGGAGGCGCAATCGCCGGCTACACAGCAGCGAACTACCCGGTCGCCGGCTTGATATTAGAGTCGACCTTTACCTCTGCTAAAGACATGGCAGCCCGTGTGGTACCCTGGCCGGTTTTTCCTGTACGACTGTTGTCGCGCTACTCCTATGATTCGCGAAAACGCTTAGAGCAGATTCAGTGCCCTATTTTAATTGTGCACAGCCCTGAAGATGAAGTGATCCCTTATGCGCATGGACTTAGCTTATATGAAACCGCACAGCAGCCCAAACAACTGCTTACCATTCACGGTGGACACAACGATGGCTTTCTACTTAGCGGTGACATCTATAAGCATGGATTAAAACAATTCTTATCAAACCATGTTTATCGGAGAAAACACTAA
- a CDS encoding MBL fold metallo-hydrolase — protein sequence MQANILYESDGHKVMTFTDLVTGEGIQSNQLVIVNKDHSAVFDPGGDLTYMPLSMAIAKYVRVKDVDFVFATHQDPDIVSSLDKWLIYSDAKIVISKLWHRFIPHLVPGYMKEKGQGRIVPIPDEGANIKLGDATIKAIPAHFLHSVGNFHFYDCSSKILFSGDVGASLVDAEPNRPVQDFKKHIAKMSGFHRRYMVSNKVCRLWVNMIRELDPEMIVPQHGRPFQGKEIINEFLNWFEQLECGIDNLFQQHYKLP from the coding sequence ATGCAGGCAAATATTCTTTATGAAAGTGACGGTCACAAAGTCATGACTTTTACCGATTTGGTCACCGGTGAAGGCATACAATCCAATCAATTGGTCATTGTGAACAAAGATCATTCCGCGGTATTCGATCCCGGTGGTGATCTGACCTATATGCCCTTGAGTATGGCCATTGCCAAATACGTTCGTGTTAAAGATGTGGATTTTGTTTTTGCAACACATCAGGATCCGGACATAGTTTCTTCCCTGGATAAATGGCTGATTTACAGCGATGCCAAAATAGTCATTTCCAAACTATGGCATCGATTCATTCCCCATCTGGTTCCAGGTTATATGAAAGAAAAAGGCCAAGGAAGAATTGTTCCAATACCGGACGAAGGCGCCAATATTAAATTGGGTGATGCAACCATCAAAGCCATTCCGGCACATTTTCTCCATTCCGTCGGTAACTTTCATTTTTATGATTGCAGCAGCAAAATATTATTTTCCGGTGATGTTGGCGCTTCCTTGGTTGATGCTGAACCGAATCGACCGGTACAGGATTTTAAAAAACATATTGCCAAAATGAGTGGTTTCCATCGACGTTATATGGTTTCCAATAAAGTGTGCCGATTATGGGTTAATATGATTCGAGAGTTGGATCCGGAGATGATTGTGCCTCAACATGGCCGGCCCTTTCAGGGTAAAGAAATAATCAACGAATTTTTAAACTGGTTTGAACAATTGGAATGTGGCATTGATAATCTGTTTCAACAACACTACAAACTCCCTTAG
- a CDS encoding DUF839 domain-containing protein, giving the protein MRRHHSRRNFLKAGAACVAFPATFLSACKNQKPPDTLLSADENSVRLPQGFTSRLIAQSGERVHPDSPYQWHAAPDGGGTVALDDGGWLYISNSEMPKKGKVGVIRFNGAAEIVSAYSILEGGNRNCGGCVTPWGSWLSCEEVHNGRVWECDPMGKNPAMVRTQMGIFKHESAVVEPSTLKIYMTEDEKDGCLYRFTPNISDNGAVDLSQGLLEVAIGISGEPDKLAWEIVPDPNADTIPTRYQVKQRRVFRGGEGICYYDGKVYFTTKRDNRVWVLYVNNSTIQVIYDGNKKDKNTGSYGILQGVDALVADRLGSLYVAEDGGDFQVVKLTHDGRTRAVAQLASQGLSEVTGVAFNPDYTRLYFSSQRGFLGAPEGGRTYEVTGPFHSL; this is encoded by the coding sequence GTGAGGCGACATCATTCCAGACGTAACTTTCTAAAAGCCGGCGCAGCATGCGTGGCTTTTCCCGCGACGTTTCTCAGTGCTTGCAAAAACCAAAAGCCACCCGATACCTTGCTGTCGGCGGATGAAAATTCAGTTCGGTTACCGCAGGGTTTTACGTCTCGACTCATTGCCCAATCCGGAGAACGGGTACATCCCGATTCTCCGTATCAGTGGCATGCCGCTCCCGACGGCGGCGGCACTGTCGCCCTGGACGATGGCGGCTGGCTGTATATTTCCAACAGTGAAATGCCAAAAAAAGGCAAAGTGGGGGTGATTCGCTTTAATGGCGCAGCAGAGATTGTGTCTGCGTACTCGATTTTGGAAGGGGGAAACAGAAACTGTGGGGGTTGCGTGACACCCTGGGGGAGCTGGTTGTCTTGTGAAGAGGTCCATAATGGGCGGGTTTGGGAGTGTGACCCTATGGGAAAGAACCCGGCCATGGTCAGAACCCAAATGGGCATATTCAAGCATGAGTCGGCTGTAGTGGAACCCAGTACTCTGAAGATCTATATGACCGAAGACGAGAAAGACGGCTGTCTCTATCGCTTTACACCAAATATAAGTGACAATGGTGCGGTTGATTTATCTCAAGGTTTGTTGGAAGTAGCTATTGGTATATCCGGGGAACCTGATAAACTGGCTTGGGAAATCGTTCCCGATCCCAATGCAGACACAATACCTACCCGGTATCAAGTTAAGCAGCGCCGAGTATTTCGCGGTGGCGAAGGGATTTGTTACTACGACGGTAAAGTGTATTTTACCACCAAGCGCGACAACCGTGTTTGGGTGTTGTACGTCAATAACTCCACCATTCAAGTCATCTATGATGGAAATAAGAAGGACAAAAACACGGGTTCCTACGGCATATTACAAGGTGTGGATGCACTTGTTGCAGATAGGCTGGGGAGCTTATACGTCGCTGAGGACGGTGGTGATTTTCAGGTGGTGAAATTGACGCATGATGGTCGCACCCGAGCGGTGGCACAGCTGGCTTCACAGGGTTTATCCGAGGTCACGGGAGTGGCGTTTAATCCCGATTACACAAGATTGTATTTCAGTTCGCAGCGGGGGTTTTTAGGGGCTCCGGAAGGTGGGCGAACCTATGAAGTCACGGGGCCCTTTCATAGTTTATGA
- a CDS encoding acyl-CoA thioesterase yields the protein MMFKIPMSVRDYECDMQGIVNNAVYQNYLEHARHEFLGSRGKSFSALLQEGIHAVLVRMEIDYKQSLHSGDQFEVSVVIKQHSPLRLLFAQTITRKDTVVVDAKAYVALRNEEGKLQHTDSLFQLLSQSISQS from the coding sequence ATGATGTTTAAAATCCCAATGAGTGTCCGGGATTATGAGTGCGACATGCAGGGTATTGTCAATAATGCCGTATATCAAAATTATTTGGAGCATGCCCGTCACGAGTTTTTAGGCTCACGGGGAAAATCTTTTAGTGCGTTGCTGCAAGAGGGAATTCACGCGGTTTTGGTACGCATGGAAATAGACTACAAACAGTCTTTACACAGCGGTGATCAATTTGAAGTCAGTGTCGTGATAAAACAGCATTCACCCCTAAGGTTGTTGTTTGCACAGACTATCACGAGGAAAGATACTGTCGTTGTCGACGCCAAGGCTTATGTGGCTTTGCGCAACGAAGAGGGGAAGTTGCAACATACGGACTCTTTGTTTCAACTGCTTTCGCAATCGATTTCCCAATCTTAG
- the ftsH gene encoding ATP-dependent zinc metalloprotease FtsH — MTGQKIDPYAEVPEFGPGEKPPRNSALLVYIVITVVFSVSYFLLYMGQGRDPVYEINYSDFKLYLSQENVHEVIIRGETLEGHLFDALPIGPKGQNSTHFITRIPPFGEENLLQALEQAEVKIKVEKEKQPGMLSAFILSLLPWVVFFVVLIWFVRQARRGIGGGMGGAGGDLQRFLDLSRKQTVIPDIRFEDVAGQAAAKQEIMEIVDYLKNPQKYLKMGAEIPRGVLLMGPPGTGKTLMAKALAGEAGVPFHSISGSEFIEVFVGVGASRVRSLFDSAKRHAPSIIFIDELDSVGRTRGTGLGGGHDEREQTLNQILAEMDGFAGHEAVIVLAATNRPDVLDPALLRPGRFDRHVTLDLPDVADREAILKVHSQLSPMAEDVDLRRVAQATPGFSGADLKNLVNEAAILAARENLNEVHMRHFDDVHDKVIMGTERALVMTEEERHRLAVHESGHTVVAYFLPNADALYKVSIIPRGRALGATQQLPEHERHTLPEDYLKDRLAVVLGGRVAEKDLLGSVSSGADDDIHQASAIARAMVSRWGMSEEIGPVDLRESEEHPFLGRDIAQPRHYSEHSAEEVDDAVKKLLLDAELHARAVIQNHRQGLEQLVAQLEQYESLNREQIEQCLGPKPKQ; from the coding sequence ATGACCGGTCAAAAAATAGATCCGTATGCCGAGGTGCCGGAGTTTGGGCCGGGCGAAAAGCCACCGCGCAACTCTGCGCTTTTGGTCTACATCGTTATCACCGTGGTTTTTTCCGTCAGCTATTTTCTCCTATACATGGGGCAGGGGCGGGACCCCGTTTACGAAATCAACTACAGCGATTTCAAGTTATATTTGAGCCAGGAAAACGTTCATGAGGTAATCATCCGAGGCGAAACTCTGGAAGGTCATTTGTTTGATGCGCTACCTATTGGTCCTAAGGGTCAAAACTCCACCCATTTTATCACCCGGATTCCCCCCTTCGGTGAAGAGAACCTGTTACAGGCATTGGAACAAGCCGAGGTTAAAATTAAGGTGGAAAAGGAAAAGCAGCCGGGGATGTTGTCTGCGTTTATTCTGTCTTTATTGCCCTGGGTGGTGTTCTTTGTAGTGCTGATTTGGTTTGTGCGCCAGGCCAGACGAGGGATAGGCGGAGGAATGGGGGGAGCGGGAGGTGATTTACAGCGGTTTTTGGACTTGTCGCGTAAGCAAACCGTTATTCCCGATATTAGATTTGAGGATGTGGCAGGGCAAGCTGCCGCGAAACAGGAAATCATGGAAATTGTGGATTATCTAAAAAATCCACAGAAATATCTGAAAATGGGTGCGGAAATTCCCCGCGGGGTGTTGCTCATGGGGCCTCCGGGAACAGGGAAAACCCTTATGGCAAAAGCGTTGGCGGGAGAGGCCGGCGTGCCCTTTCATTCCATTTCCGGTTCTGAATTTATAGAAGTTTTTGTGGGCGTGGGAGCTTCCCGAGTCCGCAGTTTGTTCGACTCGGCCAAGCGCCATGCACCCAGCATTATTTTCATCGACGAATTGGACAGCGTGGGGCGTACTCGTGGTACGGGATTAGGTGGGGGACACGATGAGCGGGAACAGACTTTGAATCAGATTTTGGCGGAAATGGACGGTTTCGCAGGGCATGAAGCTGTGATTGTGTTGGCAGCGACAAACCGTCCTGATGTATTGGACCCGGCTTTATTGCGTCCAGGCCGATTTGATCGGCACGTGACTTTGGATCTACCCGACGTGGCCGACCGGGAAGCTATTTTGAAAGTCCACAGTCAGTTGTCACCGATGGCTGAGGATGTGGATTTAAGGCGGGTTGCTCAGGCGACCCCCGGTTTTTCAGGGGCCGATCTGAAAAACCTGGTCAATGAAGCCGCCATCTTAGCTGCTCGAGAGAACCTTAACGAAGTCCATATGCGTCATTTCGACGATGTGCATGATAAGGTGATTATGGGTACGGAACGGGCTTTGGTAATGACAGAGGAAGAAAGGCACCGTTTGGCAGTGCACGAATCCGGGCATACTGTCGTGGCTTATTTCCTCCCCAATGCCGATGCGTTATACAAAGTCAGTATCATACCCAGAGGCCGTGCTTTGGGGGCGACGCAACAGTTACCGGAACATGAGCGTCATACCTTGCCCGAGGACTATTTGAAGGATCGATTGGCTGTGGTACTTGGCGGTAGGGTGGCCGAGAAAGATCTGTTGGGTTCGGTCAGTTCCGGTGCTGATGACGATATTCATCAAGCCAGTGCTATTGCCAGGGCTATGGTATCCCGCTGGGGTATGTCGGAGGAAATAGGACCGGTAGATTTACGCGAGTCTGAGGAACATCCGTTCTTAGGCCGAGATATTGCCCAGCCACGTCATTACAGCGAGCATTCAGCGGAAGAAGTAGATGATGCTGTGAAAAAACTATTACTGGATGCAGAGTTACATGCCAGGGCTGTGATTCAAAATCATCGTCAGGGTTTGGAGCAGCTGGTGGCCCAACTGGAACAATATGAGAGCCTGAATCGAGAGCAGATTGAGCAATGCTTGGGGCCGAAACCAAAGCAATAG
- a CDS encoding DUF4395 family protein: MAKSCDLTFQQKSLFQQGYQQFTPTELKQLEWGLRFTPAVCSLITAFALYYQLPVVLYAVAFLGIWAFFFPAKHPMDLLYNHAVRYMFSAVKLPENPFQRRLACFAAGVMNVAAASLFLLGFNVAAIVVGVMLLFLQAIVIFTHFCTLSWMYEGLMRLLGKWHAPIDLDNAKSLLQQGAMLVDVRSPNEYEKDSIQGAINLPLEDLQHHLETYREKVCLVFCNSGTRSHIAAEKLKHHGVSEIFNVGAYDRAKQLCEA, from the coding sequence ATGGCAAAATCGTGTGACTTGACGTTTCAGCAAAAAAGTTTATTTCAGCAAGGATATCAACAATTTACCCCGACAGAGTTAAAGCAGCTTGAATGGGGCTTGCGGTTTACCCCGGCGGTTTGTTCCCTTATTACCGCATTTGCCTTGTATTACCAGTTACCGGTTGTTTTGTATGCCGTGGCATTTTTGGGAATCTGGGCATTTTTCTTTCCGGCTAAACACCCCATGGATTTATTATACAATCACGCAGTGCGTTACATGTTCTCAGCGGTAAAGCTACCGGAAAACCCCTTCCAGCGTCGTCTGGCTTGTTTTGCAGCCGGCGTAATGAATGTGGCTGCAGCCAGTTTGTTTCTGTTGGGTTTTAATGTGGCTGCGATCGTTGTCGGTGTGATGTTGTTATTTCTACAAGCTATCGTCATTTTCACGCATTTTTGTACCTTGTCGTGGATGTATGAAGGATTGATGCGGTTGTTAGGTAAATGGCATGCTCCTATTGATCTGGACAATGCCAAATCTTTATTACAACAAGGCGCCATGCTGGTGGATGTGCGCAGTCCCAATGAATATGAGAAGGACTCTATTCAGGGTGCGATCAATTTGCCTTTGGAAGATCTACAACACCATTTGGAAACCTATCGGGAAAAAGTTTGTTTGGTTTTTTGCAATAGTGGGACTCGAAGTCATATTGCTGCAGAAAAACTCAAGCATCACGGTGTTAGTGAAATATTCAATGTGGGTGCGTATGACAGAGCCAAACAGTTGTGCGAAGCATAA
- a CDS encoding cold-shock protein, whose translation MNNGIVKWFNKDKGYGFITPNDGSKDVFVHYSAIQGSGFKELHEGQKVSYETENGPKGLQAAKVMPD comes from the coding sequence ATGAACAACGGCATTGTAAAATGGTTTAACAAAGATAAAGGTTACGGCTTTATTACACCCAATGACGGGAGTAAGGATGTATTCGTACACTATTCGGCAATTCAGGGATCAGGGTTTAAAGAGCTCCATGAAGGGCAGAAGGTAAGCTATGAAACGGAAAACGGCCCCAAAGGTTTACAGGCTGCCAAAGTGATGCCTGATTGA